The following proteins come from a genomic window of Methanocella conradii HZ254:
- the surE gene encoding 5'/3'-nucleotidase SurE — MRETMKYRILITNDDGVNSSGLLAAYEAVKDLGDVTVVAPATQQSAVGRSMTLFEPLRLSRLKVNGTTVYSVSGTPTDAVIIGMFVAMKRKPDLVISGFNIGENLSTEAATTSGTIGAALEAAGQGVPAIAVSIRVEDEGDKFADTNYKRDYGAAINIVRKLAKCVLDGKLPKGVDVLNVNIPSNALPGTKVVVTRLARKMYHTRVHSRRDPRGRPYYWIDGTLVEDADEGTDLHAVMKKNQISVTPLSMDMTAAVDYEKLEELMAKAFK, encoded by the coding sequence ATTAGGGAAACGATGAAATACCGTATATTGATCACGAATGACGATGGCGTCAACTCATCAGGGCTGCTAGCCGCATATGAGGCAGTAAAAGACTTAGGGGACGTAACGGTCGTCGCGCCTGCAACCCAGCAGAGCGCCGTGGGGCGCTCCATGACGCTTTTCGAGCCTCTCAGGCTCTCCAGGCTTAAAGTGAACGGGACGACCGTCTATAGCGTAAGCGGCACTCCCACGGATGCTGTGATAATAGGCATGTTCGTGGCAATGAAAAGGAAACCAGACCTGGTCATTTCAGGATTTAATATTGGCGAGAATTTGAGCACCGAGGCGGCAACGACTTCCGGCACCATCGGAGCCGCGCTTGAGGCGGCGGGGCAGGGGGTGCCCGCCATCGCGGTGTCCATCCGCGTCGAGGACGAGGGGGACAAGTTCGCAGATACTAATTATAAGAGGGATTACGGAGCAGCGATAAACATTGTAAGGAAACTGGCGAAGTGCGTCCTGGACGGGAAGCTTCCGAAGGGCGTGGACGTCCTCAACGTGAATATCCCTTCAAATGCCTTGCCTGGCACAAAGGTAGTGGTAACCCGTCTGGCGAGGAAGATGTATCACACAAGGGTGCATAGCAGGCGTGACCCGAGGGGGAGGCCGTATTACTGGATAGATGGCACTCTAGTCGAGGACGCCGATGAAGGTACGGACCTGCACGCTGTCATGAAGAAAAACCAGATATCGGTGACGCCACTTTCCATGGACATGACGGCGGCGGTAGACTATGAAAAGCTTGAAGAGCTAATGGCTAAAGCATTTAAATAA
- a CDS encoding MFS transporter, whose protein sequence is MAEMQAKATTELPEYRNRYIILCIALSAVFMGVLDTNVVNIALPQITRNFGVDMAQSQWVVTSYLLVNTSLLLIFGRLSEYTGKVRLFFAGIVIFTVSSLACGLSVGIYQLIFFRIIQGLGASIVYSINTAMLVQAFPRNERGRALGFIGTIVAIGSIAGPILGGLITDSLGWQYIFFINVPVGAVLVAAALKYLRLSETPTKIKGMDWSGAAALILTMSSLMLLLGSLADCNGITLEMWVYAAIFLASIAAFVYAEGQHPNPIIDLSAFKVKAFTFANMSTMISFTAFSMFIISMPFFLEISLGYTASQVGQMLLAIPLITAVVSPMSGWLYDKFQSTYHSSLGMLIMAGGMFLISVAASTLSPIFLLACFAIFGFGNALFTSPNNTEVMSALPLNKSGTASSMLATIRNFGNSVGISLASVILYLQLRQHGFSGQVISASPGLMQQAVQAVLIIGGVLCLCGVCTSLIVGRQKSRQNKRQQASKSINGF, encoded by the coding sequence ATGGCAGAGATGCAGGCGAAGGCCACAACGGAGCTTCCGGAATATAGGAACCGATACATAATCCTTTGCATAGCCCTTTCCGCGGTATTCATGGGGGTGTTGGACACCAATGTCGTGAACATAGCCCTCCCGCAAATAACGAGGAATTTTGGTGTAGACATGGCCCAATCACAGTGGGTCGTCACCTCGTATCTGCTGGTCAACACAAGCCTCCTCCTCATCTTCGGCCGCCTATCAGAGTATACGGGGAAAGTCAGGCTATTCTTTGCAGGGATAGTAATTTTCACGGTAAGCTCGCTCGCGTGCGGGCTATCGGTAGGCATATACCAGCTAATATTCTTCAGGATAATCCAGGGCCTTGGCGCCTCCATCGTGTATTCGATAAACACGGCCATGCTGGTGCAGGCGTTCCCTAGAAATGAGCGGGGGAGGGCGCTGGGATTCATCGGCACAATAGTCGCAATAGGCAGCATAGCAGGCCCCATACTGGGAGGACTCATCACGGACTCGCTGGGCTGGCAGTACATCTTCTTCATCAACGTGCCGGTAGGAGCAGTCCTGGTGGCTGCAGCGCTAAAATACTTAAGGCTGTCCGAGACGCCGACGAAAATAAAAGGCATGGATTGGAGCGGGGCCGCTGCGCTCATACTTACCATGTCATCCCTGATGCTGCTTCTCGGAAGCCTGGCCGACTGTAATGGCATCACTTTGGAGATGTGGGTGTACGCGGCCATATTCCTCGCATCAATAGCGGCTTTCGTCTACGCCGAAGGGCAGCACCCTAACCCTATAATCGACCTCTCAGCCTTCAAGGTCAAGGCGTTTACCTTCGCCAACATGAGCACGATGATAAGCTTTACCGCTTTTTCGATGTTCATAATATCCATGCCCTTCTTCCTCGAGATATCGCTGGGCTATACGGCGTCCCAGGTAGGCCAGATGCTGCTCGCCATACCGCTTATAACGGCCGTGGTCTCGCCTATGAGCGGCTGGCTCTACGATAAGTTCCAGTCTACGTATCATAGCTCGCTGGGCATGCTCATCATGGCGGGGGGCATGTTTTTAATCAGCGTTGCGGCATCGACGCTTAGCCCCATCTTTTTACTGGCGTGCTTCGCCATTTTCGGGTTCGGCAATGCACTGTTCACGAGCCCTAACAATACGGAAGTCATGAGCGCCTTGCCCCTGAATAAGAGCGGCACAGCGTCCAGCATGCTCGCCACCATACGCAATTTCGGCAACTCGGTTGGCATCTCTTTGGCCAGCGTTATCCTTTACCTGCAATTAAGGCAGCATGGCTTTAGTGGCCAGGTCATTAGCGCATCTCCTGGCCTGATGCAGCAGGCAGTCCAGGCGGTGCTCATCATCGGCGGCGTGCTTTGCCTCTGCGGCGTCTGCACATCCCTGATAGTGGGAAGGCAAAAAAGCAGGCAAAATAAGAGGCAACAAGCTTCAAAAAGTATTAATGGCTTTTAA
- a CDS encoding ATP-grasp domain-containing protein → MKILLAEYSVCAGLEALAVEGRAMLDTLKRSFEAAGCTVFVPTDFQESLLELSRKCDCFLLIAPDALLDKYTAMIEGRCINLGSSAKVARLCADKQETTELLLFNGIPAPRIVHEKGVKCVVKPRYGCGSEGIFISPGPIEREGLVSTEYIEGDHLSVSLIGGKAVLPLTLNRQHIRRYESGGVSYLDYDGNEVPCDHPAKDEIIEIACQAGSVLGCRGLFGIDIVYGDRPYVVDVNPRPTTAVIALSRVLEDSIADLILKARFGTLPERVKTKGSYSFTKKDLGIHDDTRP, encoded by the coding sequence ATGAAGATATTGCTCGCCGAGTACTCGGTGTGCGCCGGGCTGGAGGCGCTGGCCGTAGAAGGCCGGGCCATGCTTGACACGCTCAAGCGGTCCTTCGAGGCCGCGGGGTGCACGGTATTCGTGCCCACGGACTTCCAGGAAAGCCTTCTTGAGCTTTCCAGAAAGTGTGACTGCTTCCTATTGATAGCCCCTGATGCGCTGCTGGATAAGTATACGGCTATGATCGAAGGAAGGTGCATAAACCTTGGGTCTTCCGCAAAAGTGGCCAGGCTATGCGCAGACAAGCAGGAGACCACAGAACTGCTATTATTTAATGGCATCCCCGCGCCCCGCATTGTACACGAGAAGGGGGTCAAATGCGTCGTGAAGCCACGCTATGGGTGCGGGTCTGAGGGCATATTCATATCGCCAGGGCCTATCGAGAGGGAGGGGCTGGTCTCGACCGAGTACATAGAGGGCGACCACCTCAGCGTCTCGCTAATAGGCGGTAAGGCCGTGTTGCCGTTGACGCTAAACAGGCAGCATATAAGGAGGTATGAGTCGGGGGGCGTCTCCTATCTGGATTATGATGGCAACGAGGTGCCCTGCGACCATCCTGCGAAGGATGAGATAATCGAAATCGCGTGCCAAGCTGGCAGCGTGCTCGGCTGCCGGGGGCTATTCGGCATAGACATAGTCTATGGTGACAGGCCATACGTGGTCGACGTGAACCCAAGGCCCACGACGGCCGTGATCGCCCTATCCAGGGTGCTCGAGGATAGCATAGCGGACCTCATATTAAAGGCGAGGTTTGGCACCCTGCCCGAAAGGGTGAAAACGAAGGGAAGCTACTCTTTCACAAAAAAAGACCTGGGGATACATGATGATACTAGGCCTTGA
- a CDS encoding hydantoinase/oxoprolinase family protein, which yields MMILGLDIGGANTKAASADGSFVESMYLPLWKGCDLEGALEAIRRRAGTADAVGVTITGELADCYGSKKEGVERIAGEAKKVFPQAVFYGIDGEFHSDVSDYRLFSAANWSASARFIGAAHKNVILIDIGSTTTDIIPIVDGVPAARLTDFERLSRGELIYAGALRTSVAALLQKAELRGKAVRTSSELFALTGDVNLLLGNISEEDYTCDAPDGGPKSREGAALRMARVVCCDLEEMTVAEAVELARQAYRKQVDDLKDGIAEVAERHGLKGAVVCGMGDFIGRDALAEMGMPFTLASGIYGKHISRVFPAFAVARLLSASLERS from the coding sequence ATGATGATACTAGGCCTTGATATTGGCGGCGCTAACACGAAGGCAGCATCTGCGGATGGAAGCTTTGTGGAATCCATGTATTTGCCCTTATGGAAGGGCTGCGACCTGGAGGGCGCCCTTGAGGCAATCAGAAGAAGGGCGGGAACGGCCGATGCGGTGGGGGTGACGATAACTGGCGAGCTGGCGGACTGCTATGGCTCAAAGAAGGAAGGCGTTGAACGCATAGCCGGTGAGGCTAAAAAAGTATTCCCGCAGGCAGTTTTTTATGGGATTGACGGGGAATTCCATTCAGACGTGAGCGACTACAGGCTTTTCTCCGCGGCTAACTGGTCCGCATCGGCAAGGTTTATCGGGGCGGCACATAAGAACGTGATTTTAATAGACATAGGCAGTACCACGACTGACATAATTCCCATAGTTGATGGCGTGCCGGCGGCCAGGCTGACCGATTTCGAGCGCCTCTCCCGCGGCGAGCTAATATACGCTGGCGCCCTCCGGACCAGCGTGGCGGCGCTGCTTCAGAAGGCTGAATTAAGGGGAAAGGCTGTGCGGACCTCATCCGAGCTTTTCGCGCTCACTGGAGACGTCAACCTGCTGCTGGGCAACATCTCTGAAGAGGACTATACGTGCGACGCCCCGGATGGCGGCCCAAAAAGCAGGGAAGGCGCGGCGCTAAGGATGGCAAGGGTGGTGTGCTGCGACCTGGAGGAGATGACGGTGGCCGAGGCGGTAGAGCTGGCACGGCAGGCGTACAGGAAACAGGTTGATGACCTGAAAGATGGCATAGCCGAGGTGGCTGAGAGGCACGGCCTCAAGGGCGCAGTCGTGTGCGGCATGGGCGATTTCATCGGGAGGGACGCGCTTGCAGAGATGGGCATGCCGTTCACTTTGGCCTCAGGAATATACGGTAAGCACATATCCCGGGTATTCCCGGCGTTTGCAGTGGCCCGGCTTCTTTCCGCTAGCCTTGAGCGCTCATAA
- a CDS encoding type II/IV secretion system ATPase subunit — translation MKKKVIDSEAAGPASKKIGDSVEKEKSVISMLGIDATRAPQKAEAPVKLMAEAAEDRASLLLKSSPPPSPTAAQKPDHEPTPAGVEPEPPLNGQLKGEAIDAVGVDEAPAESKAEAYEPSIESGLETQIQPSVESLGSEEDILKEFNSIIKPEEGIIKAEVEEKKEKGGRKEKARLRQKIVFEPYDPEKHGPMAIFTGVPGYEEVERYWVDEPYAFVVILYNESTNNYLYYVVEPSLTVFEKELLIEVYDRLQDVLMMEKLDATTDKKQLLKEKTTQIINDYIGKIDTKSYYKILYYINRDYLEFGKINPIMHDSFIEDISNNGFDTPVFLYHKNYENIMTNIVFSEKQLDSYVIRLAQRCGKHISIAEPMVDATMPDGSRIQMTLGKEITTRGSTFTIRKFKEVPITPIDLIAWNTFSSEEMAYLWLCIENNKSLLFSGGTASGKTSSLNAVSLFIPPKAKVISLEDTRELKLPHMNWIPGLTRDSFTADGKGAIEMFALLKAALRQRPEYLLVGEVRGKEALTLFQAMSTGHTTFSTMHADSVESAIHRLENPPISVPRTMITALDIVSIQAQTYLKNKRVRRNMKLVEINDIDPNTRNIRTNDIFVWNSATDKFDRVGESRVLAEIAQRRAWSKRELSNELLRRQKVLEYMLNNNIREFRQIAAIIHAYAVKPGRVVEKLGIKV, via the coding sequence ATGAAGAAAAAAGTGATAGATTCGGAGGCCGCAGGCCCGGCATCGAAAAAAATTGGTGATAGCGTCGAGAAAGAAAAAAGCGTCATTAGCATGCTGGGCATCGATGCCACACGCGCGCCCCAAAAAGCTGAAGCGCCCGTGAAATTGATGGCCGAAGCCGCTGAAGACAGGGCCAGCCTTCTTCTTAAAAGTTCTCCGCCTCCGTCCCCGACTGCCGCGCAAAAGCCCGACCATGAGCCAACGCCTGCTGGCGTCGAGCCTGAGCCGCCCTTGAATGGCCAGCTCAAAGGTGAAGCCATCGACGCCGTAGGCGTGGATGAGGCGCCGGCCGAATCGAAGGCAGAGGCTTACGAGCCTTCTATAGAGAGCGGCCTGGAAACCCAAATACAGCCCTCTGTCGAGAGCTTGGGGAGCGAAGAGGACATCCTGAAGGAGTTTAACAGCATCATAAAGCCTGAAGAGGGCATCATAAAGGCTGAAGTGGAGGAGAAGAAGGAGAAGGGCGGCAGGAAGGAGAAGGCCAGGCTTCGCCAGAAAATAGTCTTCGAGCCCTACGATCCCGAGAAGCATGGCCCAATGGCGATATTCACCGGGGTTCCAGGCTACGAGGAGGTCGAGCGCTACTGGGTGGATGAGCCATACGCCTTCGTAGTCATCCTATACAACGAGTCCACTAATAACTACCTCTACTACGTAGTCGAGCCTTCCCTCACGGTCTTCGAGAAGGAGCTCCTCATAGAGGTATACGACAGGCTCCAGGACGTCCTCATGATGGAGAAACTCGACGCGACCACAGATAAGAAACAACTACTTAAGGAAAAGACCACCCAGATCATAAACGATTATATAGGCAAGATTGACACCAAGTCATACTACAAGATTTTATACTACATTAACAGGGACTACCTGGAATTCGGCAAGATAAACCCGATAATGCACGACAGCTTCATCGAGGACATATCAAATAACGGGTTTGACACGCCAGTCTTCCTCTACCATAAGAACTATGAGAACATCATGACTAACATCGTGTTCTCAGAGAAGCAGCTAGACTCTTACGTGATAAGGCTGGCCCAGCGCTGCGGCAAGCACATCTCCATAGCGGAGCCGATGGTAGACGCGACAATGCCCGACGGCTCGCGCATCCAGATGACGCTGGGCAAGGAGATAACCACGAGGGGGAGCACTTTCACCATCCGTAAGTTCAAGGAAGTGCCCATCACGCCAATAGACCTCATCGCATGGAACACCTTCTCGAGCGAGGAGATGGCCTACCTGTGGCTGTGCATCGAGAACAATAAGTCTCTCCTGTTCTCGGGCGGGACGGCGTCGGGCAAGACCTCATCGCTGAACGCGGTATCGCTATTCATACCGCCCAAGGCGAAAGTGATATCGCTAGAAGACACGCGGGAGCTGAAGCTGCCGCACATGAACTGGATTCCAGGGCTGACCAGGGACTCTTTTACCGCGGATGGAAAGGGTGCGATAGAAATGTTCGCCTTGCTAAAGGCTGCCTTGAGACAGCGCCCCGAATACCTGCTTGTGGGCGAGGTAAGAGGAAAAGAGGCACTAACGCTCTTCCAGGCCATGTCCACCGGCCACACGACCTTCTCCACGATGCATGCGGACTCGGTAGAGTCGGCAATACACCGCCTGGAAAACCCCCCGATAAGCGTGCCGCGCACGATGATAACGGCGCTTGACATCGTGAGCATACAGGCTCAAACTTACCTTAAGAATAAGCGAGTCAGGCGTAACATGAAGCTCGTCGAGATAAACGACATCGACCCTAACACGAGGAACATCAGGACTAACGACATCTTCGTGTGGAACTCGGCGACGGACAAGTTTGACAGGGTGGGCGAATCCAGGGTGCTCGCCGAGATCGCTCAGCGCAGGGCGTGGAGCAAGCGTGAGCTTAGCAATGAGCTTTTGCGGAGGCAAAAGGTGCTCGAGTACATGCTTAACAATAACATAAGGGAGTTCAGGCAGATCGCCGCGATAATACATGCCTACGCTGTAAAGCCGGGCAGGGTAGTGGAAAAGCTGGGGATAAAAGTCTAA